The following proteins are co-located in the Deinococcus aquaedulcis genome:
- a CDS encoding 2-phosphosulfolactate phosphatase, with amino-acid sequence MRLRVDLLPHGTYPDVVVVIDVLRATTTAVTYLERGADALLLTATPEVALALRDGAPEGSPYLLGGERGGLPIPGFDFGNSPAEAAGQNFTGKTVVMNTTNGTGAAHTAARTGKHIFLAALTNAHAAARRARATATEEIAIVCAGTDSHVGLEDVYAAGVLAEYLLAMGEFTVDDGARIALTVRRNGGNPLEALSSSGHGQHLSRLGLGEDVRFAAGLSTSTLVPTLVPGEGAPEGTLRFTAG; translated from the coding sequence ATGCGCCTGCGCGTTGACCTGCTGCCGCACGGCACCTACCCCGACGTGGTGGTGGTGATAGACGTGCTGCGCGCCACGACCACCGCCGTGACCTATCTGGAACGCGGCGCCGACGCCCTGCTGCTGACCGCCACCCCAGAGGTGGCCCTGGCCCTGCGCGACGGCGCCCCTGAAGGCAGCCCCTACCTGCTGGGCGGCGAGCGCGGCGGCCTGCCCATTCCCGGCTTTGACTTTGGCAACAGCCCCGCCGAGGCAGCGGGCCAGAACTTCACCGGGAAAACGGTGGTCATGAACACCACCAACGGCACTGGCGCGGCCCACACGGCGGCCCGGACCGGCAAGCACATCTTTCTGGCCGCCCTGACCAACGCCCACGCGGCGGCCCGCCGCGCCCGCGCCACCGCCACCGAAGAAATTGCCATTGTCTGCGCGGGCACCGACAGCCATGTGGGCCTGGAAGACGTGTACGCGGCCGGTGTGCTGGCCGAATACCTGCTGGCGATGGGCGAATTTACCGTGGACGACGGCGCCCGCATTGCCCTGACGGTGCGCCGCAACGGCGGGAACCCCTTAGAAGCCCTGAGCAGCAGCGGCCACGGCCAGCACCTCAGCCGCCTGGGGCTGGGCGAGGACGTACGCTTTGCCGCCGGCCTGAGCACCAGCACCCTGGTGCCCACCCTGGTTCCCGGTGAAGGCGCCCCCGAAGGCACCCTGAGATTCACGGCCGGTTAA
- the rpe gene encoding ribulose-phosphate 3-epimerase produces MTTPDPVARRVKLAPSILACDFARLGEELRAIESADWTHVDVMDGAFVPNISFGLPILAAARAASPLFMDVHLMIDRPERYLKDFAAAGADGLTVHVEATAHIHRAVQQIKELGKKAGVTLNPGTPLETLRPVLADVDLVLIMSVNPGFGGQKFIPQSLERIRTVRRWLDDLGSAAELQVDGGVSAANARAVVHAGASNLVAGSAVYGKDGAAAGLERLREALK; encoded by the coding sequence GTGACCACGCCCGACCCTGTTGCCCGCCGCGTCAAACTCGCGCCGAGCATCCTCGCCTGTGACTTCGCCCGCCTGGGCGAGGAACTGCGCGCCATCGAAAGTGCCGACTGGACACACGTGGACGTGATGGACGGGGCCTTTGTGCCCAACATCTCGTTCGGGCTCCCCATTCTGGCGGCGGCCCGCGCGGCCAGCCCGCTGTTCATGGACGTGCACCTGATGATTGACCGCCCCGAGCGCTACCTGAAGGACTTTGCGGCGGCCGGGGCCGACGGCCTGACGGTGCATGTGGAGGCCACGGCGCACATTCACCGCGCCGTGCAGCAGATCAAGGAACTGGGCAAAAAGGCCGGCGTGACCCTGAACCCGGGCACGCCGCTGGAAACCCTGCGCCCCGTACTGGCCGACGTGGACCTCGTGCTCATCATGAGCGTGAATCCGGGTTTTGGCGGGCAGAAATTCATTCCGCAGAGCCTGGAGCGCATCCGCACCGTGCGCCGCTGGCTGGACGACCTGGGCAGCGCCGCCGAGTTGCAGGTGGACGGCGGCGTGAGTGCCGCCAACGCCCGCGCGGTGGTGCATGCTGGGGCCAGCAATCTGGTGGCGGGCAGCGCGGTCTACGGCAAGGACGGCGCGGCGGCCGGCCTGGAGCGCCTGCGCGAGGCGCTGAAGTAA
- a CDS encoding winged helix-turn-helix domain-containing protein, with protein sequence MSDTPPLTVQTPEQALALLDPQTLSLLGAFAEPMTPSEAARSLGQPANRVTYHVRRLLSLGLLETAQTVGKRARYQVVAVTFVVPYRLTAAADVSEMFTPLFREVSGRFAQAARDRAQELSEERLEGAITLRLGHHQPLHMDPPPAALIRYALNANVRTFDLNAEDYAALQAELGELLERYAARATAAGERRPCTAVAITFPGALFEAAPEAGA encoded by the coding sequence ATGAGCGACACACCGCCCCTGACCGTGCAGACCCCCGAGCAGGCCCTGGCCCTGCTGGACCCGCAGACCCTGAGCCTGCTGGGTGCCTTTGCCGAGCCCATGACCCCCAGCGAGGCCGCGCGCAGCCTGGGCCAGCCCGCCAACCGCGTGACCTACCACGTGCGCCGCCTGCTGAGCCTGGGCCTGCTGGAAACCGCGCAGACGGTGGGCAAACGCGCGCGCTACCAGGTGGTGGCCGTGACCTTCGTGGTGCCCTACCGCCTGACCGCCGCCGCCGACGTGAGCGAGATGTTCACGCCGCTGTTCCGCGAGGTCTCGGGGCGCTTTGCCCAGGCCGCGCGGGACCGCGCCCAGGAACTCAGCGAGGAGAGGCTGGAAGGCGCGATCACCCTGCGCCTGGGCCACCACCAGCCGCTGCACATGGACCCGCCCCCCGCCGCCCTGATTCGCTACGCCCTGAACGCCAACGTGCGCACCTTTGACCTGAACGCCGAGGACTACGCCGCGCTGCAGGCCGAACTGGGCGAACTGCTGGAACGCTACGCCGCCCGCGCCACCGCTGCGGGCGAGCGCCGCCCCTGCACCGCTGTGGCCATCACCTTTCCCGGCGCCCTGTTCGAAGCTGCCCCCGAGGCCGGCGCATGA
- a CDS encoding M48 family metalloprotease produces the protein MSAEPSTLAQRQAQDRFRLKRLGLFLLTGTALNLGLVLSGAAAGLRDLTGDDTLAQRALFVAAYGAVTSAAQLPLEYLLGYRQERRAGLLRLGTAAWLRQWGAASAVSTVVQGSLYLAVSGVFRAAPDAWLPGAAAAITVFLGALVALQPWLTRRAVRLRPLTDERVSALAQTLFAQAGVRLTGLQVAEVSRNARVANAFVQPSLRGAQLIVSDTLLAQASDEELRFVIAHELGHHARRDLWRLLAWQWLSLLGMVGAAAILLGTLGTQGGLQGAGDIGAVPVLALAFTLAQRGLDLVGHALKRQMEYRADTYALRLTGDLDGMARVLERLSDQNLQDPNPPRAAEVLFHDHPAHARRLAAARRVLAQPLNGVRHV, from the coding sequence ATGAGTGCCGAGCCCTCCACCCTGGCCCAGCGGCAGGCGCAGGACCGCTTTCGCCTGAAGCGCCTGGGGCTGTTTCTGCTGACCGGCACCGCCCTGAACCTGGGACTGGTGCTCAGCGGGGCCGCCGCCGGCCTGCGCGACCTGACCGGCGACGACACCCTGGCCCAGCGCGCCCTGTTCGTGGCGGCGTACGGGGCCGTGACCAGCGCCGCTCAGCTGCCGCTGGAGTACCTGCTGGGCTACCGTCAGGAGCGCCGCGCCGGCCTGCTGCGCCTGGGCACGGCGGCGTGGCTGCGTCAGTGGGGAGCGGCCAGCGCCGTGTCCACAGTGGTGCAGGGCAGCCTCTATCTGGCGGTCAGCGGCGTGTTCCGCGCGGCGCCGGACGCGTGGCTGCCCGGGGCCGCCGCCGCCATCACCGTTTTTCTGGGGGCGCTGGTGGCGCTGCAGCCCTGGCTGACGCGGCGGGCCGTGCGCCTGCGCCCCCTGACCGACGAACGGGTGAGCGCGCTGGCGCAGACCCTCTTTGCCCAGGCGGGGGTGCGCCTGACCGGGCTGCAGGTGGCCGAGGTCAGCCGCAACGCGCGGGTGGCGAACGCCTTTGTGCAGCCCAGCCTGCGCGGCGCACAGCTGATCGTCAGTGACACCCTGCTGGCCCAGGCCAGCGACGAGGAGTTGCGGTTTGTCATCGCCCACGAACTGGGACACCACGCGCGGCGCGATCTGTGGCGGCTGCTGGCGTGGCAGTGGCTGTCGCTGCTGGGCATGGTGGGCGCGGCGGCGATCCTGCTGGGCACGCTGGGCACCCAGGGGGGCCTGCAGGGGGCGGGAGATATTGGCGCCGTGCCGGTCCTGGCCCTGGCCTTTACGCTGGCGCAGCGTGGGCTGGACCTCGTGGGACACGCCCTGAAACGGCAGATGGAATACCGCGCCGACACCTACGCCCTGCGCCTGACCGGCGATCTGGACGGCATGGCGCGCGTGCTGGAACGCCTGTCGGACCAGAATCTGCAGGACCCCAACCCCCCGCGCGCCGCCGAGGTGCTGTTTCACGATCATCCGGCCCACGCGCGGCGCCTGGCGGCTGCCCGGCGGGTGCTGGCCCAGCCCCTGAACGGGGTGCGCCATGTCTGA
- a CDS encoding ABC transporter ATP-binding protein, whose amino-acid sequence MSDALTVQGLTKRYGAHPVLQGLNLSLPAGALGLFLGPNGAGKTTTLRLLAGLEAPDSGTFTLLGRAPHPALRREVAFTLEEPRFYPHLSLLDNLRVVAGYRGLRRAGVWAAGALERVGLQASAHRAFGRCSLGMRQRLYLASTLTPDLRRLLLDEPTNGLDVEGREALWAVLTRLRADGVSLLVSTHQVLEAERSADHLSVLHGGRSVFDGPLSALQAQRRLVLQVPDPAQTALALESHGHATESGRGAGEVVVQAAPAQAAQVLGLLSTLNLPVYGSRPEDLEELYWRIKDAS is encoded by the coding sequence ATGTCTGACGCCCTGACCGTCCAGGGGCTGACCAAGCGCTACGGCGCCCACCCGGTCCTGCAGGGCCTGAACCTGAGCCTGCCGGCGGGCGCCCTGGGGCTGTTCCTGGGGCCCAACGGCGCGGGCAAGACCACCACGCTGCGGCTGCTGGCCGGCCTGGAGGCCCCCGACAGCGGCACCTTCACCCTGCTGGGCCGCGCGCCCCACCCGGCGCTGCGCCGCGAGGTGGCCTTTACCCTGGAAGAACCGCGCTTTTACCCGCACCTGAGCCTGCTGGACAACCTGCGGGTGGTGGCCGGCTACCGGGGCCTGCGCCGCGCAGGGGTCTGGGCAGCGGGGGCGCTGGAGCGGGTGGGACTGCAGGCCAGCGCGCACCGGGCCTTCGGGCGCTGCTCGCTGGGCATGCGCCAGCGCCTGTATCTGGCCAGCACCCTCACCCCGGACCTGCGGCGGCTGCTGTTGGACGAACCCACCAACGGCCTGGACGTGGAAGGCCGCGAGGCCCTCTGGGCGGTGCTGACCCGCCTGCGGGCCGACGGGGTGAGCCTGCTGGTGTCCACCCATCAGGTGCTGGAAGCCGAGCGCTCTGCCGACCACCTGAGCGTGCTGCACGGGGGCCGCAGCGTTTTTGATGGCCCGCTGAGCGCCCTGCAGGCGCAGCGGCGGCTGGTGCTGCAGGTGCCCGACCCGGCCCAGACGGCGCTCGCCCTAGAGAGCCACGGCCACGCCACAGAGAGCGGGCGCGGCGCCGGCGAAGTGGTGGTGCAGGCCGCGCCCGCCCAGGCGGCGCAGGTGCTGGGCCTGCTGAGCACCCTGAACCTGCCCGTGTACGGCAGCCGCCCCGAAGACCTGGAAGAGCTGTACTGGAGAATCAAAGATGCGTCCTGA
- the scpA gene encoding methylmalonyl-CoA mutase produces MTHPTADLAAWKALASKDLKGADPARLNAQTPEGLTLKPLYTAADLEGVNADTLPGLPPFTRGPRATMYAARPWTIRQYAGFSTAEESNAFYRRNLAAGQKGLSVAFDLATHRGYDSDHPRVVGDVGKAGVAIDSVEDMKILFDGIPLNEMSVSMTMNGAVLPILAAYIVAGLEQGARLDELSGTIQNDILKEFMVRNTYIYPPAPSMRIIADIIEFTAQEMPRFNSISISGYHLQEAGANAALELAYTLADGLEYVKAALGKGLNIDDFAGRLSFFFGIGMNFYTEVAKLRAARLLWSELIAQFEPKKPMSRALRTHCQTSGWSLTEQDPYNNIIRTTIEAMAAVFGGTQSLHTNSFDEAIGLPTDFSARIARNTQLVLQEETGIPQVVDPWGGSYLMERLTHDLADKARELMREVEALGGMAKAIESGIPKLRIEESAARKQARIDRGEDVIVGVNKYRPATETPVDVLDIDNAAVREAQLARLAHVKAARDSQAAQAALDALEHAARTGEGNLLALSVTAMQARCTVGEVSDALERVWGRHAAEVRTLSGVYAAGYEGDEGFSALKGEIEAFAEAEGRRPRLLVVKMGQDGHDRGAKVIATGFADLGFDVDVGPLFQTPEEAARQAIENDVHVVGVSSQAAGHKTLVPQLIQALRAEGAGDIRVVVGGVIPQQDYPALREAGAAGIFGPGTPILHSAREVLRLLRGEA; encoded by the coding sequence ATGACCCACCCCACCGCCGATCTGGCCGCCTGGAAGGCCCTGGCCAGCAAGGACCTGAAGGGCGCCGACCCCGCGCGCCTGAACGCCCAGACCCCCGAAGGGCTGACCCTGAAGCCGCTGTACACCGCCGCCGACCTGGAAGGCGTGAACGCCGATACGCTGCCCGGCCTGCCGCCCTTTACCCGGGGCCCGCGCGCCACCATGTATGCCGCGCGGCCCTGGACCATCCGGCAGTACGCGGGCTTTTCCACCGCCGAGGAATCCAACGCCTTTTACCGCCGCAACCTCGCGGCCGGGCAGAAGGGCCTGTCGGTGGCGTTTGACCTCGCCACCCACCGGGGCTACGACAGCGACCACCCGCGCGTGGTGGGCGACGTTGGCAAGGCGGGCGTGGCGATTGATTCCGTAGAGGACATGAAAATCCTCTTCGACGGCATTCCCTTGAACGAGATGTCGGTGTCCATGACCATGAACGGCGCGGTGCTGCCCATCCTGGCGGCGTACATCGTGGCGGGGCTGGAGCAGGGCGCGCGGCTGGACGAACTCTCGGGGACCATCCAGAACGACATCCTCAAAGAGTTCATGGTGCGCAACACCTACATCTACCCGCCTGCGCCCAGCATGCGGATCATTGCGGACATCATCGAATTCACGGCGCAGGAGATGCCGCGCTTCAATTCCATCTCGATTTCCGGGTACCACCTGCAGGAAGCCGGGGCGAACGCCGCGCTGGAACTGGCCTACACGCTGGCCGACGGCCTGGAATACGTCAAGGCCGCGCTGGGCAAGGGTCTGAACATTGACGACTTTGCCGGGCGCCTGAGTTTTTTCTTCGGCATTGGCATGAACTTTTACACCGAGGTCGCCAAACTGCGCGCCGCGCGGCTGCTGTGGAGCGAACTGATCGCCCAGTTTGAGCCCAAAAAGCCCATGAGCCGCGCCCTGCGCACCCACTGCCAGACCTCGGGCTGGTCGCTGACCGAGCAGGACCCCTACAACAACATCATCCGCACGACCATTGAGGCGATGGCGGCGGTGTTCGGCGGCACCCAGAGCCTGCACACCAATTCCTTTGACGAGGCCATTGGCCTGCCCACCGACTTTTCGGCCCGCATTGCGCGCAACACGCAGCTGGTGTTGCAGGAAGAAACCGGCATTCCGCAGGTGGTGGACCCTTGGGGCGGCAGCTACCTGATGGAGCGCCTGACCCACGACCTGGCCGACAAGGCGCGAGAGCTGATGCGCGAGGTCGAGGCCCTGGGCGGCATGGCCAAGGCCATTGAAAGCGGCATTCCCAAGCTGAGGATCGAGGAAAGTGCGGCGCGCAAGCAGGCCCGCATTGACCGGGGTGAGGACGTGATCGTGGGTGTGAACAAGTACCGCCCCGCCACGGAAACCCCTGTGGACGTGCTGGACATTGACAATGCGGCGGTGCGAGAAGCGCAGCTGGCCCGCCTGGCGCACGTGAAGGCGGCCCGCGACTCCCAGGCCGCACAGGCCGCCCTGGACGCCCTGGAACACGCCGCCCGCACGGGCGAGGGCAACCTGCTGGCCCTGAGCGTAACCGCCATGCAAGCCCGCTGCACCGTGGGCGAGGTCAGCGACGCCCTGGAGCGCGTATGGGGCCGCCACGCCGCCGAGGTGCGCACCCTGAGCGGGGTGTACGCCGCTGGCTACGAGGGCGACGAGGGCTTCAGCGCCCTGAAAGGCGAAATTGAGGCCTTTGCCGAGGCCGAGGGCCGCCGCCCGCGCCTACTGGTCGTGAAGATGGGCCAGGACGGCCACGACCGGGGCGCCAAGGTCATTGCCACCGGCTTTGCCGACCTGGGCTTTGACGTGGACGTGGGCCCGCTGTTCCAGACCCCGGAAGAAGCCGCGCGCCAGGCCATTGAAAACGACGTGCATGTGGTGGGCGTCAGTTCTCAGGCGGCGGGGCACAAGACACTGGTGCCGCAGCTGATTCAGGCGCTGCGTGCCGAAGGCGCGGGGGACATCCGGGTGGTGGTGGGCGGTGTGATTCCGCAGCAGGATTACCCGGCGCTACGCGAGGCTGGCGCGGCGGGCATCTTTGGCCCCGGCACCCCGATCCTGCACAGCGCGCGCGAGGTGCTGCGCCTGCTGCGCGGGGAGGCGTGA
- the meaB gene encoding methylmalonyl Co-A mutase-associated GTPase MeaB, with product MSTHPLTSPLLSGHRRALAKAITLTESTRPEHEESAQALLAEVLPHAGRAIRLGLTGVPGVGKSTFIEALGLRLADAGHRVAVLAVDPSSARTGGSIMGDKTRMPRLTVHPQAFIRPSPSGGTLGGVARRTREAITLCEAAGYDVVLVETVGVGQSETQVAAMTDLFLLLTLPNAGDELQGIKRGIMELADLCVVNKADTNPQAAVRAQTELRAALTLLTPHDAPWRPLALRASALTGEGLDEVWAAVERYREAVDLRAKRRAQTAVWFDELLREAAWRAFQAGVDPEQLRQLRAEVEAGRLTAVQGVATLLGLSAN from the coding sequence CTGTCCACCCACCCGCTGACCTCTCCCCTGCTGTCGGGTCACCGCCGGGCGCTGGCCAAGGCGATCACGCTGACGGAATCCACGCGCCCCGAGCATGAAGAGAGCGCCCAGGCTCTGCTGGCGGAGGTACTGCCACACGCGGGCCGCGCCATTCGCCTGGGCCTGACCGGCGTGCCGGGCGTGGGCAAAAGCACGTTCATTGAGGCGCTGGGCCTGCGTCTGGCGGATGCCGGGCACCGCGTGGCCGTGCTGGCAGTGGACCCCAGCAGCGCCCGCACAGGCGGGTCCATCATGGGCGACAAGACGCGGATGCCCCGGCTGACGGTGCACCCCCAGGCCTTTATTCGCCCCAGTCCGTCCGGCGGCACCCTGGGCGGGGTGGCGCGGCGCACCCGCGAGGCCATCACGCTGTGCGAGGCCGCCGGGTACGACGTCGTGCTGGTGGAAACCGTGGGCGTGGGCCAGAGCGAAACCCAGGTGGCCGCCATGACCGACCTCTTTCTGCTGCTGACCCTGCCCAACGCCGGGGATGAACTGCAGGGCATCAAGCGCGGGATCATGGAACTGGCGGACCTGTGTGTGGTGAACAAGGCCGACACCAACCCGCAGGCGGCGGTGCGTGCCCAGACAGAACTGCGCGCGGCCCTGACCCTGCTGACGCCCCATGACGCCCCGTGGCGCCCCCTGGCCCTGCGCGCCTCTGCGCTGACCGGCGAAGGACTGGATGAGGTGTGGGCCGCTGTGGAGCGCTACCGCGAGGCCGTGGACCTGAGGGCCAAGCGCCGCGCCCAGACCGCCGTGTGGTTTGACGAGCTGCTGCGCGAGGCCGCGTGGCGCGCATTCCAGGCCGGGGTGGACCCGGAGCAGCTGCGCCAGCTGCGCGCCGAGGTGGAAGCCGGGCGCCTGACCGCTGTTCAGGGCGTGGCGACGCTGCTGGGCCTGTCTGCCAACTGA
- a CDS encoding DNA-3-methyladenine glycosylase — MLFAPAFPQEQALPPEFFAGDPVAVARALLGAVMVRVLPDGVTLAARIVETEAYDCPRDPSCHVIARLPGAAAMMAGPPGRVYYHLAYDQPLLNVICRPQGVQASILVRAAEPLLGEERMRERRPVKRRVDLTNGPAKLVQALHLDPELRGQPINGPAFYLVPGEPVPDEQVTTTARVGLRQGAELPWRFLITGNAWVSPGKPSAGGGGAQTGLR; from the coding sequence ATGCTGTTTGCGCCGGCCTTTCCGCAGGAGCAGGCCCTGCCCCCCGAGTTCTTCGCGGGTGATCCGGTAGCCGTAGCCCGCGCGCTGCTGGGGGCCGTGATGGTGCGGGTGCTGCCGGACGGCGTGACCCTGGCCGCCCGCATCGTGGAAACCGAAGCCTACGACTGCCCGCGTGACCCCAGCTGCCACGTCATCGCCCGTCTGCCCGGCGCCGCCGCCATGATGGCCGGGCCACCCGGGCGCGTGTACTACCACCTCGCCTACGACCAGCCGCTGCTGAACGTGATCTGCCGCCCCCAGGGTGTGCAGGCGTCCATTCTGGTGCGCGCCGCCGAGCCGCTGCTGGGCGAGGAGCGCATGCGCGAGCGCCGCCCCGTGAAGCGCCGCGTGGACCTGACCAACGGCCCCGCCAAGCTGGTGCAGGCCCTGCACCTGGACCCAGAGCTGCGCGGTCAACCGATCAATGGGCCGGCATTTTACTTGGTGCCCGGCGAGCCTGTGCCAGACGAGCAGGTGACCACCACCGCCCGCGTGGGCCTGCGCCAGGGGGCCGAGTTGCCCTGGCGCTTTCTGATCACGGGCAACGCGTGGGTGTCGCCGGGTAAGCCCAGTGCTGGGGGCGGAGGGGCTCAGACGGGACTCAGGTGA
- a CDS encoding DNA-3-methyladenine glycosylase, with product MNLPPSHFAGDPVPIARALLGATLVRVLDTGERLSGRIVETEAYDCPRDPACTAGRFHAARSAEMAIAAGHWLFWAAHGHPLLQVSCRPKGVSASVLIRAIEPLEGLGQMLTFRPVTRERDLSNGPAKLVYALGLNPAQIAGTRVDSPALHLLPAETPLDDDAVRVTARVGIKEGRHLPWRFTIRGNLWVSPALPSMEVVGDS from the coding sequence GTGAACCTGCCTCCCAGCCACTTTGCGGGCGACCCGGTGCCCATTGCCCGCGCGCTGCTGGGGGCCACGCTGGTGCGCGTGCTGGACACAGGCGAGCGCCTCAGTGGCCGCATTGTCGAAACCGAAGCCTACGATTGCCCGCGCGACCCCGCCTGCACCGCCGGGCGCTTTCACGCTGCCCGCAGCGCTGAAATGGCGATTGCCGCCGGCCACTGGCTGTTCTGGGCGGCGCACGGTCACCCCCTGCTGCAGGTCTCCTGCCGGCCCAAAGGCGTGTCGGCCAGTGTGTTGATCCGCGCCATAGAGCCGCTCGAAGGCCTGGGCCAGATGCTCACCTTCCGCCCGGTGACCCGCGAGCGCGACCTGAGCAACGGCCCGGCCAAGCTGGTCTATGCCCTGGGCCTGAACCCCGCCCAGATTGCGGGCACGCGGGTGGACAGCCCCGCCCTTCATCTGCTGCCCGCAGAAACCCCCCTGGACGATGACGCCGTGCGCGTGACCGCCCGCGTGGGCATCAAGGAAGGGCGCCACCTGCCCTGGCGCTTTACCATTCGCGGCAATCTCTGGGTGTCACCGGCCCTGCCCAGCATGGAGGTGGTGGGAGACAGTTGA
- a CDS encoding ABC transporter ATP-binding protein: protein MIHVEHLHKTFTSRGGSPLRPVRRVHEAVRDISFQVAPGEVVGYLGPNGAGKSTTVKILTGLLVPDRGEVRVGGLVPWKARRQHVARLGAVFGQRTTLWWDLPVRDSLELLRHVYRVPPARWQDNLTTFTDLLDLGPFLHTPARALSLGQRMRADLAAALLHDPELLFLDEPTVGLDVVAKERIRDFVAHVSRERGVTVLLTTHDLGDVERLARRVLIIDHGQLLYDGDLSQLQTRYGSARELHVDYDASPADAQVPGLTLLGTEGPRARYAFTGPAAGPIARVTAHAPVRDLTVKEPDIEATIRRIYEGGLLRGAVHSGT, encoded by the coding sequence ATGATTCACGTTGAACACCTGCACAAGACCTTTACCAGCCGGGGTGGCTCGCCCCTGCGCCCAGTGCGGCGAGTCCATGAGGCCGTGCGCGATATCTCGTTTCAGGTGGCGCCCGGCGAGGTCGTGGGCTACCTGGGACCCAATGGCGCAGGCAAAAGCACCACCGTCAAGATTCTGACTGGCCTGCTGGTGCCAGACCGGGGCGAGGTGCGCGTGGGCGGGCTGGTGCCCTGGAAGGCGCGGCGCCAGCATGTGGCGCGGCTGGGGGCCGTGTTCGGGCAGCGGACCACCCTGTGGTGGGACCTGCCGGTGCGCGACAGCCTGGAGTTGCTGCGTCACGTGTACCGGGTACCGCCGGCCCGCTGGCAGGACAACCTGACCACCTTTACTGACCTGCTGGACCTGGGGCCCTTTCTGCACACCCCGGCGCGGGCCCTTAGCCTGGGCCAGCGCATGCGCGCCGATCTGGCCGCCGCGCTGCTGCATGACCCGGAACTGCTGTTTCTGGACGAACCCACCGTGGGCCTGGACGTGGTGGCCAAGGAGCGCATCCGCGACTTTGTGGCCCATGTCAGCCGCGAGCGCGGCGTGACGGTGCTGCTGACCACGCACGACCTGGGCGACGTGGAACGGCTGGCCCGGCGTGTGCTGATCATTGATCACGGCCAGCTGCTCTACGATGGCGACCTGAGCCAGCTCCAGACCCGCTACGGCAGCGCCCGTGAACTGCATGTGGACTACGACGCGTCTCCCGCCGATGCCCAGGTGCCCGGCCTGACCCTGCTGGGCACCGAGGGGCCCCGCGCCCGCTACGCCTTTACCGGCCCCGCCGCTGGCCCCATTGCCCGCGTGACCGCCCACGCCCCCGTGCGCGACCTGACCGTGAAAGAGCCCGACATCGAGGCCACCATTCGCCGCATCTACGAGGGCGGGCTGCTGCGGGGGGCGGTACACTCGGGGACATGA
- a CDS encoding ABC transporter permease, whose amino-acid sequence MARALRSAAHYLQLYGRLLGAQVRSQATYRGALVLDALGTLLITAAEFGALALVLPRFGGLGGWTLGEVCLLYGLAELSFVLMDLLFGGFDAPNLSAHVRAGTFSTFLLRPVPLVVQVFGSDFALRRVARIGLAAAIFAYGVTHTAHAWTLGDAALLAGCVLGLICFFGGLFVVGGTLTFWTVDSVEAMNVLTYGGRTLISYPMGIYGEWLRKTFTYLIPAAFLSYFPVLHLLGRPLPDGLPPAAAFLSPLVGPAVLALAFAFWRVGLRRYQGTGT is encoded by the coding sequence GTGGCTAGGGCGCTGCGCAGCGCTGCGCACTATCTGCAGCTGTATGGGCGGCTGCTGGGCGCGCAGGTGCGCTCGCAGGCCACGTACCGGGGGGCCCTGGTGCTGGACGCCCTGGGCACCCTGCTGATCACCGCCGCCGAGTTTGGCGCGCTGGCACTAGTCCTGCCCCGCTTCGGGGGCCTGGGCGGCTGGACCCTGGGCGAAGTCTGCCTGCTGTACGGGCTGGCCGAACTGTCCTTTGTGCTGATGGACCTGCTGTTCGGCGGCTTTGACGCCCCCAACCTGTCGGCCCATGTGCGGGCCGGGACCTTTTCCACTTTTCTGCTGCGCCCGGTGCCGCTGGTGGTGCAGGTGTTCGGGTCCGACTTCGCGCTGCGGCGCGTGGCGCGTATTGGGCTGGCCGCCGCCATCTTTGCCTACGGGGTGACGCACACCGCCCACGCCTGGACCCTGGGCGACGCCGCACTCCTGGCGGGCTGCGTGCTGGGCCTGATCTGCTTTTTCGGCGGCCTGTTCGTGGTGGGAGGCACCCTCACCTTCTGGACGGTGGACAGCGTGGAAGCCATGAACGTGCTGACCTACGGCGGGCGCACCCTGATCAGCTACCCCATGGGCATCTACGGCGAGTGGCTGCGCAAGACCTTTACCTACCTCATTCCGGCGGCCTTTCTGTCGTACTTCCCGGTGCTGCACCTGCTGGGCCGCCCCCTACCCGACGGCCTGCCCCCGGCCGCCGCCTTTCTCTCGCCGTTGGTGGGCCCGGCGGTGCTGGCCCTGGCCTTCGCCTTCTGGCGCGTGGGCCTGCGGCGCTATCAGGGCACTGGAACGTGA